In Flavobacterium lacustre, a genomic segment contains:
- a CDS encoding SusD/RagB family nutrient-binding outer membrane lipoprotein gives MKKISILFIALIALFSASCDKDFETVNTDPNNPVAVPAHLLLGSIVRVNQNAIYGMQQGGDMGMCWAQHVSKVQYNDEEKYIPRRGAIDGIWNTLYASVIADSQSMYTLAESEGNTNLQGVSLILQANGFQILTDLYGPIPYTEFNKSGNLKPVYDSQEVVYDGIIDLLTQADALLASGSGDIPASSDLVYGGDVTKWRKLANSLKFKALMRISKVKNVNTQLQALVNSGKLMSSNSDSAQISYLAAQPDANPIYETIVYGTRAEYKMSSVLVSKLESLNDSRLNVFAALNNDDEFVGNIPGEENPGNYNGFSSLGSFYLNPKLPGVILSNAQVQFLLAEAANEGYISGGSEAATTYYNNGINANFTFNGIGALAATYITQGNVILGNQADSRQKIAEQSWIALFGQGFEAWTEWRRTGYPVLSPVVGAAESSIPSRLYYNSQEISLNKVNYQAAAAALTGGDKLTSPLWWMN, from the coding sequence ATGAAAAAAATATCAATATTATTTATTGCATTAATTGCGCTTTTTAGTGCAAGTTGTGATAAAGACTTCGAGACAGTTAATACAGACCCAAATAATCCAGTTGCAGTTCCTGCACACTTATTATTAGGTAGTATTGTTCGTGTGAATCAAAATGCTATTTATGGCATGCAACAAGGTGGAGATATGGGGATGTGTTGGGCTCAGCATGTGTCTAAAGTACAATACAATGACGAAGAAAAATACATTCCTCGTAGAGGTGCTATTGATGGGATATGGAACACTCTTTACGCTTCTGTAATTGCGGACTCTCAATCTATGTATACTTTAGCTGAAAGTGAAGGAAACACAAACTTACAAGGAGTTTCTTTAATTTTACAAGCTAATGGATTTCAAATCTTAACAGATCTTTACGGGCCAATTCCTTACACTGAATTTAATAAAAGTGGAAATTTAAAACCTGTTTATGATAGTCAAGAAGTTGTGTATGACGGAATAATTGACTTACTTACACAAGCAGATGCTCTTTTAGCAAGTGGATCTGGCGATATTCCTGCTAGTTCTGATTTAGTATATGGAGGTGACGTTACAAAATGGAGAAAATTAGCAAACTCTTTAAAATTCAAAGCTTTAATGAGAATTTCAAAAGTAAAAAATGTTAATACACAACTCCAAGCATTAGTTAACAGCGGAAAACTGATGTCTTCTAATTCTGATAGTGCTCAAATTAGCTATTTAGCCGCTCAACCGGATGCTAATCCTATTTATGAAACTATTGTATATGGTACAAGAGCTGAATATAAAATGAGTTCTGTATTAGTTTCTAAATTAGAATCTCTTAACGATAGCAGATTAAATGTTTTTGCAGCTTTAAATAATGATGACGAATTTGTTGGAAATATTCCTGGTGAAGAAAACCCTGGAAATTATAATGGATTTTCTTCTTTAGGTTCTTTTTACTTGAATCCAAAACTTCCTGGTGTTATTCTATCAAATGCTCAAGTTCAGTTTTTATTAGCTGAAGCCGCAAATGAAGGATATATTTCTGGAGGAAGCGAAGCAGCAACTACATACTACAACAATGGTATTAATGCTAATTTTACATTTAATGGTATTGGAGCATTAGCTGCAACTTACATAACACAAGGAAATGTAATATTAGGAAATCAAGCAGATTCAAGACAAAAAATTGCAGAACAATCTTGGATTGCACTTTTTGGTCAAGGTTTCGAAGCTTGGACAGAATGGAGAAGAACAGGATATCCTGTATTATCTCCTGTTGTTGGTGCTGCTGAATCTAGTATTCCTTCTAGACTGTATTACAATTCACAAGAAATCTCATTAAACAAAGTTAATTATCAAGCCGCTGCAGCTGCATTAACTGGTGGTGACAAATTAACATCACCATTATGGTGGATGAACTAA
- a CDS encoding transporter, whose translation MKNIIILFLVIFQMANAAEKDSLISVNPFSKYHLFLEEEDDCDACGCSASGGSMGFASMLNSNFVGVRYFNQQYKSSDGLYSNSPWYKENFNTVQVWARVPVSENIQISALIPYHFHDKETSSGNKNIDGVGDVTVLAMYRLYQTHKDSTFFVHTLQMGGGIKMPTGKFNEVNSGSLNPSFQVGTGSWDYLLATEYILRRKQFGLNAMFNYVLKTENQKNYRFGNQFNYAGTFFYLYEKNDFSIVPQLGLAGEVYESNYQHSQKLKDTSGEILFGKLGFEVGKDRFSIGANAMLPIYQNLTGGNVEANYRWSINFNYSL comes from the coding sequence ATGAAAAATATAATAATTCTTTTTCTTGTGATTTTTCAAATGGCAAATGCTGCCGAAAAAGACAGTTTAATTAGTGTTAATCCATTTTCAAAATATCATTTGTTTCTTGAAGAAGAGGATGATTGTGATGCTTGTGGTTGTTCTGCCAGTGGAGGAAGTATGGGATTTGCGTCAATGTTGAATTCTAATTTTGTTGGTGTCAGGTATTTTAATCAGCAATATAAAAGTTCGGATGGTTTGTATAGTAATTCTCCTTGGTATAAGGAAAATTTTAATACAGTTCAGGTTTGGGCTAGAGTTCCTGTTAGTGAGAATATACAAATATCTGCTTTGATACCATATCATTTTCACGATAAGGAAACTAGCTCAGGAAATAAAAATATTGATGGGGTTGGTGATGTTACAGTTTTGGCTATGTATCGTCTTTATCAAACGCATAAAGACAGTACTTTTTTTGTGCATACATTACAAATGGGAGGTGGAATAAAAATGCCTACAGGTAAATTTAATGAGGTAAATTCAGGTAGTCTGAATCCAAGTTTTCAAGTAGGAACGGGGAGTTGGGATTACCTTTTGGCAACGGAATATATTCTTAGAAGAAAGCAATTTGGTTTAAATGCTATGTTCAATTATGTTTTGAAAACGGAGAATCAAAAGAATTATCGGTTTGGTAACCAGTTTAATTATGCGGGAACTTTTTTCTATTTGTATGAGAAGAATGATTTTTCGATTGTACCACAATTGGGTTTAGCAGGGGAGGTTTACGAAAGTAACTATCAACACAGTCAAAAATTAAAGGATACATCTGGTGAGATACTCTTTGGCAAACTAGGGTTTGAAGTTGGCAAGGATAGGTTTTCTATTGGAGCTAATGCAATGCTTCCAATCTATCAAAATTTGACAGGAGGTAATGTTGAAGCAAATTATCGTTGGAGTATTAATTTCAATTATAGTTTGTAA
- a CDS encoding cytochrome-c peroxidase, with translation MKAIYLLLLILPFFWSCTDEDDNYENIPLVFNVPSNFPPLAYDLKNNPPTEKGFELGKKLFYDGRLASDGIVSCGFCHIQADAFTHHGHTVSHGVNNEVGTRNTPPIQNLAYQTAFMYDGATTHLDLQPIIPFTSPIEMNGNFSDVIIMMKADQTYQKLFKIAFTDGQINAENMLKALGQFMVMVTSSNSRFDKFRRNEAGGILSQQEQAGYTLFNQKCASCHATDLFTDNSFRNNGLQVNPAINDIGRYRVTQLDQDVYKFKVPSLRNIEKTAPYMHDGRLFTLEAVMEYYNSGVVNSNTLDPLLKANGKLGIPMTEVEKTQIIAFLKTLTDSQYLTDKRFSEY, from the coding sequence ATGAAAGCAATCTATTTATTGTTACTCATTTTGCCGTTTTTTTGGAGTTGTACAGATGAAGATGATAACTATGAAAATATACCTTTGGTTTTTAATGTTCCATCAAATTTTCCTCCATTGGCTTATGATTTAAAGAATAATCCGCCCACTGAAAAAGGATTTGAACTGGGAAAAAAACTTTTTTATGATGGTCGATTGGCCTCTGATGGTATTGTGTCTTGTGGATTTTGCCATATTCAAGCCGATGCTTTTACACATCATGGTCATACTGTTAGTCATGGTGTTAATAATGAAGTAGGGACTCGTAATACTCCTCCAATTCAAAATTTAGCTTATCAAACTGCTTTTATGTATGATGGAGCGACAACACATTTAGATTTGCAACCCATCATTCCGTTTACAAGTCCTATCGAAATGAACGGTAATTTTTCTGATGTAATTATTATGATGAAAGCTGATCAGACCTATCAAAAGTTATTTAAAATAGCTTTTACTGATGGACAGATTAATGCTGAAAACATGCTTAAAGCACTAGGACAGTTTATGGTTATGGTAACGTCTTCAAATTCTCGTTTTGATAAATTTCGCAGAAATGAAGCTGGTGGAATATTATCTCAACAAGAACAAGCGGGGTATACTCTTTTTAATCAAAAATGTGCGAGTTGTCATGCAACCGATTTGTTTACTGATAATTCTTTTAGAAATAACGGGTTGCAAGTAAATCCTGCAATCAATGATATTGGACGCTATCGTGTAACTCAGTTAGATCAGGATGTATACAAGTTCAAAGTGCCAAGTTTACGCAATATAGAAAAAACAGCACCTTATATGCATGACGGGCGTTTATTTACCTTAGAGGCTGTTATGGAGTATTATAATTCGGGTGTTGTAAATTCTAATACTTTAGACCCTTTGCTTAAAGCTAACGGGAAACTCGGGATTCCGATGACTGAAGTTGAAAAAACTCAAATAATTGCTTTTCTAAAAACCTTAACGGATAGCCAGTATTTAACTGATAAACGGTTTTCTGAATATTAA
- a CDS encoding MbnP family protein, producing MKFQLKNLLAVVAIAFTLFSCSNDDEAITGNGNLVLEFDNVFGSTDLILGTQSNLTSQGETVKISDVKYIVSNIILTKKDGTKYVYPKSSSYFIVNEADVLAHEVELENVPAGDYTKVTFGIGVDKAQFDLGATGQGNFLTAAQDAGMMWSWSAGYKFVLFEGMFTSSTVTSETMFMVHTGQTGTDYNYTEITLDLPSNALVRTNITPAVHIFADVAKIIDGTNKVKLSDNNMGGMGAMIMGGANLPLITANLNGMFSVNHVHND from the coding sequence ATGAAATTTCAATTAAAAAATTTATTGGCTGTTGTGGCTATAGCATTTACATTATTCTCTTGTTCAAATGATGATGAAGCGATTACAGGAAATGGGAATCTGGTATTAGAATTTGATAACGTTTTTGGTAGCACTGATTTAATTCTTGGAACACAAAGTAATTTGACTTCACAAGGGGAGACTGTGAAAATTTCGGATGTAAAATATATTGTGAGTAATATTATTTTGACTAAAAAAGACGGTACAAAGTATGTATATCCTAAAAGCAGCAGTTATTTTATCGTAAATGAAGCTGATGTCTTAGCTCATGAAGTTGAATTAGAGAATGTTCCTGCTGGTGATTATACTAAAGTAACATTTGGAATCGGAGTTGATAAAGCTCAATTCGATTTGGGAGCTACGGGACAAGGCAATTTTCTGACAGCAGCGCAAGATGCAGGAATGATGTGGTCTTGGTCAGCAGGATACAAATTTGTTCTTTTTGAAGGAATGTTTACTTCTTCAACAGTGACATCTGAAACTATGTTTATGGTGCATACTGGTCAAACCGGAACAGATTATAATTATACGGAAATCACTCTTGATTTGCCTTCAAATGCCTTAGTAAGAACAAATATTACACCTGCCGTTCATATTTTTGCGGACGTGGCTAAAATTATCGATGGCACAAATAAAGTAAAGCTTTCGGATAATAATATGGGAGGAATGGGAGCAATGATTATGGGAGGTGCTAATTTACCTTTAATAACTGCCAATTTAAATGGTATGTTTAGTGTAAATCATGTTCACAACGATTAA
- a CDS encoding murein L,D-transpeptidase catalytic domain-containing protein gives MRRLIFVSLSIGLLFFSIKILSKNSKTNTSKHSLSYNSTEEKLLNRVDMIKKFISNNPKYNSEIAFLVDMKIMSGKNRFFVYDLKNNIIIDQGLVAHGLGSGTKIQGQLKFSNTPNSFCTSLGKYAIGNSYTGEFGKAYKLYGLEQTNNNAFARNIVLHKYDKVPYKEQEKPICQSLGCPMINADYYKRIEKLIDNSKRKIILDIYY, from the coding sequence ATGAGAAGACTAATTTTCGTTTCATTATCAATTGGATTATTATTTTTTAGCATTAAAATTTTATCAAAAAATAGTAAAACCAACACTTCAAAACATTCGCTATCGTACAATTCAACAGAAGAAAAACTCTTGAATCGAGTTGATATGATTAAAAAATTCATTTCCAATAATCCAAAATACAATTCGGAAATAGCTTTTCTTGTTGACATGAAAATTATGTCCGGAAAAAACAGATTCTTTGTTTACGACTTAAAAAATAATATAATAATTGATCAAGGTTTAGTTGCTCATGGTTTAGGTTCCGGAACAAAAATTCAAGGACAATTAAAATTTAGTAACACTCCGAATTCTTTTTGCACTTCATTAGGCAAATATGCTATCGGTAACAGCTATACCGGAGAATTTGGCAAAGCCTATAAATTATATGGTTTAGAACAAACTAACAACAATGCTTTTGCCAGAAATATTGTGCTTCACAAATATGACAAAGTACCTTATAAAGAGCAAGAAAAACCAATATGTCAAAGCTTGGGATGTCCAATGATTAATGCCGATTATTACAAAAGAATTGAAAAACTGATTGACAATTCAAAACGCAAAATCATTTTAGATATTTACTACTAG
- a CDS encoding SCO family protein: MVLFLQACNKKSEPDLKDKPISDLSVYNLPSKWTSQNGENLEMKDLKGKVLVMVMIYTSCKSACPRLVADMRNIEQRLPENIKENVKLVLVSIDPAVDTPKRLKAFAIENKMEGNQWLFLRSSEENTREFAAVLAVNYKKISPLDFSHSNIISVFNADGELAYQQEGLGVNSDETIKKITEEAEKLN; the protein is encoded by the coding sequence ATGGTTTTGTTCCTTCAAGCCTGTAATAAAAAATCGGAACCTGATTTGAAAGACAAACCCATTTCAGATTTATCTGTTTATAACCTACCTTCAAAATGGACCAGTCAAAATGGTGAAAATTTGGAGATGAAAGATTTAAAAGGTAAAGTGCTTGTTATGGTTATGATTTATACTTCCTGCAAATCAGCTTGTCCCAGATTAGTGGCTGATATGCGCAATATTGAACAACGTTTGCCAGAGAACATCAAAGAAAATGTAAAGTTAGTTTTAGTCAGTATTGATCCTGCGGTGGATACTCCAAAACGATTAAAAGCATTTGCTATCGAAAATAAAATGGAAGGCAATCAATGGCTTTTCTTGCGTTCTTCTGAAGAAAATACGCGAGAATTCGCAGCAGTTTTAGCTGTAAATTATAAAAAAATATCCCCTTTAGATTTCTCTCATTCTAATATTATAAGTGTTTTTAATGCCGATGGCGAATTGGCATACCAACAAGAAGGATTAGGTGTGAATTCTGATGAAACTATAAAAAAAATTACAGAAGAAGCTGAAAAGCTAAATTAA
- a CDS encoding formylglycine-generating enzyme family protein — MVSIKRGAYVPLYGTTDKKPVEIAAFEMDVYPVTNAQFVTFIKKYPAYTRSKMKGIFADKSYLSHWQSDYDYGKNNLSTAPVTNVSWFAAKKYCECQGKRLPTMDEWEYVAMADEKRIDARTKEDFNKYIMSWYEKPKTYANPIGQTYKNYWGVYDMHGLVWEWTADFNSIFLSGESRKDKDTDKNLFCGSGSVNASDLMNYAAFMRYAFRGSLKARYTTKNLGFRCADDKKQPPNLSQISKK, encoded by the coding sequence ATGGTTTCTATAAAAAGGGGAGCTTATGTTCCCCTTTACGGGACCACAGATAAAAAACCAGTTGAGATTGCTGCTTTTGAAATGGATGTTTATCCGGTTACAAATGCTCAATTTGTAACTTTTATAAAAAAATATCCAGCGTACACACGTTCTAAAATGAAGGGTATTTTTGCCGATAAAAGCTATTTGTCACATTGGCAAAGTGATTATGATTATGGAAAAAATAATTTGAGTACTGCACCTGTAACCAATGTTTCCTGGTTTGCTGCCAAAAAATATTGTGAGTGTCAGGGGAAGCGTTTGCCTACCATGGATGAATGGGAATATGTCGCTATGGCTGATGAAAAAAGAATTGATGCCAGAACCAAAGAAGACTTTAACAAATACATCATGTCATGGTATGAAAAGCCTAAAACTTATGCTAATCCGATAGGGCAAACCTATAAAAACTATTGGGGTGTTTATGATATGCACGGATTAGTTTGGGAATGGACTGCTGATTTCAACAGTATTTTTCTCTCTGGAGAATCCAGAAAAGATAAAGATACCGATAAGAATCTTTTTTGCGGAAGCGGCTCAGTCAATGCATCGGATTTGATGAATTATGCTGCTTTCATGCGATATGCTTTCAGGGGGAGTTTGAAAGCAAGATATACTACAAAAAACCTTGGATTTCGATGTGCAGATGATAAAAAACAGCCACCGAATCTTTCCCAAATTTCAAAGAAATAA
- the nirK gene encoding copper-containing nitrite reductase codes for MKITFKLNTQRNTLILVFFLVFGFFSCSKKEDKDAKYYENIKVEGQKEAELTAPPLVPKPIGDRPAMKLVVNMEIKEQEGEMVDGVKYTYWTFGGSVPGSFIRTRVGDEVEFHLKNHPDNKMPHNIDLHAVTGPGGGATSSLVAPGHEKVFNFKTLNPGLYVYHCATAPVGMHIANGMYGLILVEPEGGLPPVDKEYYIMQGDFYTKGSYGEQGNQPFDMNKAIKEEPDYVVFNGKVGAVAGDKAITAKVGETVRIYMGNGGPNLVSSFHVIGEIFDKVHIEGGEMINKNVQTTLIPAGGSAIVEFKVDVPGTFILVDHSIFRAFNKGALGMLKVEGDENKKLYSGTVQEGIYLPEGGTIQNMPKVNGTAKSVVAKTVPEQVKSGKELYGRTCFACHQQEGQGVPNAFPPLAKSDFLNANPDRAINAVLHGLSGEVTVNGKKFNNVMTSQNLTDEEVADVLTYVYNSWGNNKTVVTPAKVKAIRAKPTPKAQAVH; via the coding sequence ATGAAAATTACATTTAAACTTAACACACAAAGGAATACCTTAATTCTTGTTTTCTTTTTAGTTTTTGGCTTCTTTTCTTGTTCTAAAAAAGAGGATAAGGATGCAAAATATTATGAGAATATTAAAGTAGAAGGTCAGAAAGAGGCTGAATTGACTGCGCCACCTTTAGTTCCAAAACCAATAGGAGATCGTCCTGCGATGAAATTGGTTGTAAATATGGAAATTAAAGAACAAGAAGGTGAAATGGTTGATGGAGTAAAATATACCTATTGGACTTTTGGCGGTTCAGTTCCCGGAAGTTTTATCAGAACCCGAGTAGGTGATGAGGTAGAGTTTCATTTAAAAAATCATCCGGATAATAAAATGCCGCATAATATCGATTTGCATGCTGTAACAGGTCCGGGTGGTGGAGCAACCTCTTCTTTGGTAGCGCCGGGACATGAAAAAGTATTCAATTTCAAGACATTAAATCCAGGGTTGTATGTATATCATTGTGCTACAGCACCAGTTGGAATGCACATTGCTAACGGAATGTACGGTCTGATTTTAGTAGAACCAGAAGGTGGATTGCCTCCTGTAGACAAAGAATACTACATTATGCAAGGTGATTTTTATACTAAAGGAAGTTACGGAGAGCAAGGTAATCAACCGTTTGATATGAATAAAGCCATTAAAGAAGAGCCAGATTATGTAGTTTTCAACGGAAAAGTAGGAGCCGTAGCCGGTGATAAGGCAATTACTGCCAAAGTGGGTGAAACCGTTCGTATTTATATGGGTAATGGAGGGCCAAATTTAGTTTCATCGTTCCATGTTATTGGTGAGATTTTTGATAAAGTTCATATTGAAGGAGGAGAAATGATTAACAAAAATGTTCAAACAACTTTGATTCCTGCTGGTGGCTCTGCCATTGTGGAATTTAAAGTAGATGTTCCAGGAACTTTCATATTGGTCGATCACTCTATTTTTAGAGCTTTCAATAAAGGAGCACTTGGTATGTTAAAAGTAGAAGGAGATGAGAATAAAAAACTGTATTCAGGAACTGTTCAAGAAGGAATTTATTTGCCGGAAGGAGGAACCATACAAAATATGCCCAAAGTGAATGGTACAGCCAAAAGCGTTGTGGCTAAAACGGTTCCTGAGCAAGTTAAATCAGGAAAAGAATTGTACGGAAGAACTTGTTTTGCCTGTCACCAACAAGAAGGACAAGGTGTTCCAAATGCGTTTCCTCCATTGGCTAAATCTGATTTCTTGAATGCAAATCCAGACCGAGCAATCAATGCAGTATTACACGGATTGAGTGGCGAAGTTACTGTTAATGGTAAAAAATTCAACAATGTTATGACCAGCCAGAACTTGACCGATGAAGAAGTTGCAGATGTATTGACTTATGTTTACAACAGTTGGGGAAATAATAAAACAGTCGTAACTCCAGCAAAAGTGAAAGCAATTAGAGCAAAACCAACTCCAAAAGCTCAAGCAGTTCATTAA
- a CDS encoding cytochrome C oxidase subunit IV family protein: MKKTLFFTYGLLIILTITTALISNVMAVSKVAIAFIMVLSVLKFFLVSFEFMELKKANSFWKGSLISVLGLIILSILFIRITS, from the coding sequence ATGAAAAAAACATTATTTTTTACCTATGGTTTGTTGATTATATTGACGATTACAACGGCTTTGATTTCGAATGTAATGGCTGTTTCTAAAGTTGCAATTGCTTTTATTATGGTATTATCTGTGCTGAAATTCTTTTTGGTTTCTTTCGAATTCATGGAGTTAAAAAAAGCGAATTCTTTCTGGAAAGGGAGTTTAATTTCAGTTTTGGGATTGATTATTTTGAGTATTCTTTTCATTAGAATCACTTCATAA
- a CDS encoding cytochrome c oxidase subunit 3 — protein sequence MTTFKIDYKNIYYPPGGILMWIIIFLELITFGMALVAFVFYGKEQPELFHQSRVQLNTTFGAINTIFLLSSGLCMANAVHEFKENNIQKSSLYFKLTMLGGTLFLLLKGIEYYHKIQSGISLDTNMFFTFYWLLTGFHLIHVVMGLIILSWTNYGMRKKNSDTGIEDVEACAAFWHMCDLIWLLLFPVLYLIF from the coding sequence ATGACTACCTTTAAAATCGATTACAAAAATATCTATTATCCACCGGGAGGAATCCTGATGTGGATTATAATTTTCCTGGAACTAATTACGTTCGGGATGGCGCTTGTGGCTTTTGTTTTTTATGGAAAAGAACAGCCCGAATTATTTCATCAATCGAGGGTGCAATTGAATACTACTTTTGGTGCAATAAATACTATTTTCTTACTGTCCAGTGGATTATGTATGGCTAATGCGGTACATGAGTTTAAAGAAAACAACATACAAAAATCCTCTTTGTATTTTAAGCTGACGATGCTCGGCGGAACATTATTTTTACTTTTAAAAGGAATTGAATATTATCATAAAATTCAATCAGGGATTTCATTGGATACCAATATGTTTTTTACTTTTTATTGGTTATTAACCGGATTTCATTTGATTCATGTGGTAATGGGGCTGATTATTTTGAGTTGGACGAATTATGGAATGAGAAAGAAAAATTCGGATACCGGAATTGAAGATGTTGAGGCTTGTGCTGCTTTTTGGCATATGTGTGATTTGATTTGGCTGTTATTGTTTCCTGTTCTTTATTTAATTTTTTAG
- a CDS encoding DUF438 domain-containing protein — MNNNIDTAILPEGHPVQIYYKEKDLIHSLLEELSAVDTTVDLQQYINIFNQLHTIEKRFARKENQLFPFLEKNGWTGPSQGMWSFHDNLREQFRLIQYYLKTKNAEKVTINTSFLVNGIYRLMEVEESVLFPNALEILKESDWIEMRKGESEIGWMLPNLPVPFPAAAYVHPSEDVSPRELTFSLENTSHYDEGYMTLEQVNLLFKTMPLDLTFVDENDKVIFYNRGEERVFPRSAGIIGREVKFCHPPKSVGTVLKILEEFRKGTKNESSFWINYKERLIYIRYFAVRDANKNYKGVIEMSQDITDIKKIEGEKRLLDWE, encoded by the coding sequence ATGAACAATAACATAGATACAGCAATACTTCCGGAAGGACATCCGGTACAGATATATTATAAGGAAAAAGATTTAATTCATTCTCTTTTGGAGGAATTATCTGCAGTAGATACAACGGTTGATTTGCAGCAATACATTAATATTTTTAACCAGCTCCATACTATAGAAAAGCGATTTGCCCGAAAAGAAAATCAGCTTTTCCCTTTTTTGGAAAAAAATGGCTGGACAGGACCTTCACAGGGAATGTGGTCTTTTCACGACAATTTGAGAGAGCAATTTCGGTTGATTCAGTATTATCTAAAAACAAAAAACGCTGAAAAAGTTACTATAAACACCTCTTTTTTAGTGAATGGAATTTATAGATTGATGGAGGTGGAAGAGTCCGTTTTATTTCCAAATGCTTTAGAGATTTTAAAAGAATCAGATTGGATTGAAATGCGCAAAGGGGAATCCGAAATTGGTTGGATGCTTCCAAATCTTCCCGTACCGTTTCCAGCTGCAGCATATGTTCATCCGAGTGAAGATGTTAGTCCCAGAGAACTGACTTTTTCATTGGAAAACACTTCTCATTATGATGAAGGATATATGACTTTGGAGCAGGTGAATTTGCTTTTTAAAACGATGCCTTTGGATTTAACTTTTGTGGATGAGAATGATAAAGTTATTTTTTACAATAGAGGAGAAGAGCGTGTGTTTCCAAGGAGTGCCGGAATTATTGGACGTGAAGTTAAATTTTGTCATCCTCCAAAGAGTGTAGGAACAGTTCTTAAAATCTTAGAAGAATTCAGAAAAGGAACCAAAAATGAATCTTCATTTTGGATAAATTATAAAGAACGCCTCATTTATATCCGTTATTTCGCAGTCAGAGATGCGAATAAAAACTACAAAGGTGTAATAGAAATGTCACAAGATATTACCGATATCAAGAAGATTGAAGGCGAAAAACGCTTGCTGGATTGGGAATAA